The Candidatus Chromulinivoraceae bacterium genomic interval ATCACGCTTTTTGTTACGGCGATCGCGGTATGCGTACTGTAGCGCACGAATAACGGCTTGCTTTGCAAGACGGTAGCTACGCGTGCGGTTGTGCTGCATGCCTTTAGCTAATTTAAGTATCTTTTTGTGCTTTGCGCGTGCGGTGACGCCTCGTTTGACTCGCATAGACTATACTCCTAGGGCTCGTTTAACATTTTTAGCCATGCTTCCAGTGACGATTGCAGTGGTGTTGATGGCGCGCTTGCGGCTTTTACTCTTTTTTGCAAGCATGTGGCCGCCGAATGCGCGACGACGTGTCAGCTTGCCGGTACTTGTCAGCTTTATACGCTTGGCAGTACCCTTGTGGGTCTTTAACTTTGGCATTATTTACTCCTTACTATTATGCTCAGATTGCGACCAGCCATCTGAGGCTTCTGCTCTAAGACTGCATCATCTTCGAGAAGGCCGGTAATTCTATCAATCAACTCGTAGCCAAGCTCTTTGTGAGCCATCTCGCGGCCGCGATAAAAGATTTGAATTCGTACCTTATGACCGGCTGTCAAAAAACCTCTAATCTTACGAAGTTTAATGTCTAAATCGCCAGAGCCAATCTTCAAACCAAAACGCATTTGCTTTAGTTCGCTCGCTTTGCTGCTCTTGCGATTTTTCTGCTGCTCTTTCATCTTTTGGTACTGGTATTTACCCCAGTCCACGATCTTTGCAACAGGAGGCGCGGCCTCCGGTGAGATCTCAACCAGATCAACTCCTGCTTCTTCGGCGGCTTTAAGCGCCTCAGCTCGGCTCATGATGCCTAGCTGCGTGCCATCCGCGCTTACGACTCGTAGTTCGCTTGCTCGAATGTCCTCGTTGATGCGAATTGATTTATTGATTATCGATCTCCTCTCGAGTCTGCAATTTTTAAGCGTTACTCGTTGGCTATTTTATCAGATGTGAGCGTGAGTTTCAAGGGTTTTCCAATCTATATTGCAACGCCTCGTTAGTATGCTTGATCGCGATGTCCTTTTTTGTTGTCTAAAGCGACTATTGTTCGAGCGACTTTGGAGATTTTAAAATAGCCCTATGGCCTCACATTTAGCTGCTCGAAAACAGTCGTAGAAACTGGCAGACGATAGGTGAGAGTGCTATCGTTGTTAGCCGTGGCTTACGAAATGTTGTATTTGTTACTGTTTTTGTATCTTATAAGCTGCGCACCAGTGTTTAAATTGATCATGCTTAGAGCATTTTACTGT includes:
- the infC gene encoding translation initiation factor IF-3: MINKSIRINEDIRASELRVVSADGTQLGIMSRAEALKAAEEAGVDLVEISPEAAPPVAKIVDWGKYQYQKMKEQQKNRKSSKASELKQMRFGLKIGSGDLDIKLRKIRGFLTAGHKVRIQIFYRGREMAHKELGYELIDRITGLLEDDAVLEQKPQMAGRNLSIIVRSK
- a CDS encoding 50S ribosomal protein L20 translates to MRVKRGVTARAKHKKILKLAKGMQHNRTRSYRLAKQAVIRALQYAYRDRRNKKRD
- the rpmI gene encoding 50S ribosomal protein L35 — translated: MPKLKTHKGTAKRIKLTSTGKLTRRRAFGGHMLAKKSKSRKRAINTTAIVTGSMAKNVKRALGV